In one Macaca fascicularis isolate 582-1 chromosome 6, T2T-MFA8v1.1 genomic region, the following are encoded:
- the CETN3 gene encoding centrin-3 isoform X1 yields MSLALRSELVVDKTKRKKRRELSEEQKQEIKDAFELFDTDKDEAIDYHELKVAMRALGFDVKKADVLKILKDYDREATGKITFEDFNEVVTDWILERDPHEEILKAFKLFDDDDSGKISLRNLRRVARELGENMSDEELRAMIEEFDKDGDGEINQEEFIAIMTGDI; encoded by the exons ATGAGTTTAGCTCTGAG AAGTGAGCTTGTAGTAgacaaaacaaagaggaaaaaaagaagagaactgtctgaggaacagaaacaagaaattaaaGATGCTTTTGAACTATTTGATACAGACAAAGATGAAGCAATAGATTATCATGAATTAAAG GTGGCAATGAGAGCCTTGGGGTTTGATGTAAAAAAAGCTGATGTACTGAAGATTCTTAAAGATTATGACAGAGAAGCCACAGGGAAAATCACCTTTGAAGATTTTAATGAAGTTG tgacagactggatattGGAAAGAGATCCCCATGAAGAAATACTCAAGGCATTTAAACtatttgatgatgatgattcaGGTAAAATAAGCTTGAGGAATTTGCGACGTGTTGCTAGAGAATTGGGTGAAAACATGAGTGATGAAGAGCTTCGAGCTATGATAGAAGAATTTGACAAAGATGGTGATGGAGAAA TAAACCAAGAGGAGTTCATTGCTATTATGACTGGTGACATTTAA
- the CETN3 gene encoding centrin-3 isoform X2: protein MRALGFDVKKADVLKILKDYDREATGKITFEDFNEVVTDWILERDPHEEILKAFKLFDDDDSGKISLRNLRRVARELGENMSDEELRAMIEEFDKDGDGEINQEEFIAIMTGDI from the exons ATGAGAGCCTTGGGGTTTGATGTAAAAAAAGCTGATGTACTGAAGATTCTTAAAGATTATGACAGAGAAGCCACAGGGAAAATCACCTTTGAAGATTTTAATGAAGTTG tgacagactggatattGGAAAGAGATCCCCATGAAGAAATACTCAAGGCATTTAAACtatttgatgatgatgattcaGGTAAAATAAGCTTGAGGAATTTGCGACGTGTTGCTAGAGAATTGGGTGAAAACATGAGTGATGAAGAGCTTCGAGCTATGATAGAAGAATTTGACAAAGATGGTGATGGAGAAA TAAACCAAGAGGAGTTCATTGCTATTATGACTGGTGACATTTAA